In Cumulibacter manganitolerans, the genomic window CCCTCGGCTAGCCGTCTCCGCGATCAGCAAAGATAGCCCCATGCCAGAACCGGCCGAGCACCCCGTCCTCAACCACGCCGCCGTCGCTCGCGTGCGATCGGGGCTCGCCGAGCACGGGATCGTCGCGTCGGTCGTGCACTTCGAGCAGGCCGCCACGACCGCCGCCCTCGCCGCCGAGAAGCTCGGTGTCGACGTCGCGCAGATCGCCAACAGCCTCGTCTTCGAGGCGGACGGCGAGCCACTGCTGGTGCTCACCTCCGGCGCGCACCGGGTCGACCTCGAGAAGGTGCGCCTGCTGAGCGGGCACCGTCGGATCGGCCGCGCGAGCGCCGCGTTCGTGCGCGAGCACACCGGCCAGACGATCGGGGGCGTCGCGCCGATCGGCCACCCCGCACCGATCCGGACCCTCGTCGAC contains:
- a CDS encoding YbaK/EbsC family protein, yielding MPEPAEHPVLNHAAVARVRSGLAEHGIVASVVHFEQAATTAALAAEKLGVDVAQIANSLVFEADGEPLLVLTSGAHRVDLEKVRLLSGHRRIGRASAAFVREHTGQTIGGVAPIGHPAPIRTLVDEWLGRHDVVWAAAGHPHTVFATTYDELLRMTGGRAADVGAAA